From the genome of Candidatus Eremiobacteraceae bacterium, one region includes:
- a CDS encoding GAF domain-containing protein, with the protein MNRRTLVSSVVTAFAVGMMAIQIASLPRESGPGATFAPSGSCALTVVSTAFARPGSPLHRGDTLALDGMTVDDRVLATQDSSSAGDRIDYAVTRAGVTATIAERVGAPESAALWTPSVIVKFVTLLVGLFLLWRGRDRASLHYGLASSAFAMALLPVSDGLLAPLLRNVYEAVAQVLAGCAAYALYLTFEDLAASSVPARALAVCRAVVAACALLFCANAIAFSLARASSGCFIAWLYDVRYPALVLALAVMFGVLAFTFFRARGIQRQRVRWLFWSTVVGFSGVVTWLLFPSLRAAVLTSVVITIGYAYAILRHRVIDVGFVINRAIVFTIVTTLVFGIFAVISSLVERMTLSRNDSIIAQSIAALALAFFFDFGYKRVESMIDRVFFRDRRAADMAIRCFIDEARYIRKADALLDRTAKIVRESLKCSAAAIYLEHGSQYRTSAVSGAESFPTSVDGDDPVFVRLRASLADVDLADVPSRLGSNGYAFAMAVQSRVLGAIVIGNRVDEENYDPEERALLRSLAREVAAALAAIEAADRAELVKELAAGTIDLESARRRARGLMARES; encoded by the coding sequence GTGAACCGGCGCACGCTTGTGTCGTCAGTCGTGACCGCTTTTGCGGTCGGCATGATGGCGATCCAAATCGCGTCGCTGCCGCGCGAAAGCGGCCCAGGCGCGACGTTCGCCCCAAGCGGATCCTGCGCTCTGACGGTTGTCTCGACTGCGTTTGCGAGACCCGGGTCACCGCTTCATCGCGGTGATACGCTCGCGCTGGATGGGATGACGGTTGACGACCGCGTTCTTGCGACGCAGGACTCGAGCAGCGCGGGCGATCGGATCGACTACGCGGTGACGCGCGCCGGGGTCACGGCGACGATTGCCGAGCGCGTCGGCGCGCCGGAATCGGCGGCGCTGTGGACCCCGTCCGTCATCGTCAAGTTCGTGACGCTCTTGGTCGGGCTGTTCTTGTTGTGGCGCGGACGAGATCGCGCATCGCTGCACTACGGCCTGGCCAGCTCCGCCTTTGCGATGGCGCTTTTGCCGGTGAGCGACGGCCTGTTGGCGCCGCTGTTGCGCAATGTCTACGAAGCGGTCGCACAAGTGCTTGCCGGCTGCGCCGCGTATGCGCTGTATCTCACGTTTGAAGATCTTGCCGCGAGCAGCGTTCCGGCTCGCGCGCTTGCCGTCTGTCGGGCGGTCGTCGCCGCGTGCGCGCTGCTCTTCTGTGCGAATGCGATCGCGTTTTCCCTAGCGCGAGCGTCGTCCGGATGTTTCATCGCCTGGCTCTACGATGTCCGCTATCCCGCGCTCGTGCTCGCGCTCGCGGTCATGTTCGGCGTGCTCGCCTTCACCTTCTTCCGGGCTCGGGGAATCCAGCGGCAGCGCGTTCGCTGGCTGTTCTGGTCGACGGTCGTCGGATTTTCCGGTGTGGTCACGTGGCTGCTCTTCCCGTCGCTGCGTGCGGCCGTCTTGACGAGCGTCGTGATCACGATCGGCTACGCCTACGCGATCTTGCGCCATCGCGTCATCGACGTCGGCTTTGTCATCAACCGGGCGATCGTCTTCACGATCGTCACGACGCTCGTCTTCGGAATCTTCGCGGTGATCAGCTCGTTGGTGGAGCGCATGACGCTCTCGCGCAACGACAGCATCATCGCGCAATCGATCGCCGCTCTCGCCCTGGCGTTCTTTTTTGACTTCGGCTACAAACGTGTCGAGAGCATGATCGATCGCGTGTTTTTCCGCGATCGGCGTGCGGCTGACATGGCGATACGCTGCTTTATCGACGAAGCGCGTTACATACGCAAAGCGGACGCGCTCTTGGACCGCACCGCGAAGATCGTGCGCGAGTCGCTGAAGTGCTCTGCCGCGGCGATCTATCTCGAGCATGGTTCGCAGTATCGCACCTCTGCTGTTTCCGGAGCCGAGTCATTCCCGACGAGCGTCGACGGCGACGATCCAGTGTTTGTGCGCCTTCGGGCTTCTCTGGCGGACGTCGATCTTGCCGACGTACCGAGCCGGCTCGGTTCAAACGGGTACGCATTTGCGATGGCGGTGCAGAGCCGCGTGCTTGGCGCGATCGTCATCGGCAACAGGGTCGATGAGGAGAACTACGATCCTGAAGAGCGTGCGCTGCTTCGGTCCCTCGCTCGCGAAGTGGCGGCCGCACTTGCCGCGATCGAAGCGGCCGATCGAGCCGAGCTCGTGAAAGAGCTCGCGGCGGGGACGATCGATCTAGAAAGCGCCCGCCGTCGAGCTCGAGGATTGATGGCCCGTGAGTCGTAG
- a CDS encoding peptide ABC transporter substrate-binding protein, with the protein MHRSISALMLAVALSATLAGCSKVSTQAGAPAANEGNPHTIPGVLRWAGVAEPDTMDPVVGNQQIEVDLSMFWAGYLFNWSDQNEFVPELATEVPSTTNGGISKDGLTITYHLRKNVKWQDGAPFTADDVIFSYSAVMNKANNVGSLVGYSDISSIEKKDDYTLVVHLKERYAPFIAAFFTMSGTPYPILPKHILGKYPDINKVDFNRIPLGTGPYRVVEYDKGRLIKMVANPLYWRGAPKIKEIDYSIIPDETTILTQLESGEQDFEYNAPSSQALSLANIPGVHVYHTPFTSYREIALNLHNPILADLQVRRALAYAINKTDLIHKVSHDLYVVADTDQPPFLWAHNAHVMTYDYNPAKANALLDAAGWTMGADGYRHKNGQLLELAMTGATGAAETANLETVVQSEWKAIGVKADVKNVYSGLLFASYGAGGILQTGKYDTAFYSWINGVDPDDSVNFMCDQTPDKGGQNNNYFCDTRVDAAENVALTEYDQAKRKAAYDTIQEILAEQVPTIFIWYTARQDVANVDLKGYKPAHAVTTFWNTWEWSI; encoded by the coding sequence ATGCACCGATCGATATCCGCATTGATGCTCGCCGTCGCGCTCAGCGCGACGCTCGCCGGCTGTTCGAAAGTAAGCACCCAAGCCGGTGCACCAGCGGCCAATGAGGGCAATCCGCATACGATTCCCGGCGTGCTGCGCTGGGCGGGCGTCGCCGAACCGGACACGATGGATCCGGTGGTCGGCAATCAGCAGATCGAAGTCGACCTCTCTATGTTCTGGGCAGGCTATCTTTTCAATTGGAGCGACCAGAACGAGTTCGTGCCGGAGCTGGCGACTGAAGTGCCGAGCACGACGAACGGCGGCATCAGCAAAGACGGGCTTACCATCACCTACCATCTACGCAAGAACGTGAAATGGCAAGATGGTGCGCCGTTCACGGCCGACGACGTTATCTTCTCGTACAGCGCGGTGATGAACAAAGCGAACAACGTCGGTAGCCTTGTCGGCTATTCCGACATCTCCTCGATCGAGAAAAAAGACGACTACACGCTCGTCGTGCATTTAAAAGAGCGCTACGCGCCGTTCATAGCGGCGTTCTTCACGATGTCGGGCACGCCGTATCCGATCCTCCCCAAACACATCCTCGGAAAGTATCCCGACATCAACAAAGTGGACTTCAATCGGATTCCACTAGGAACCGGACCGTATCGCGTCGTCGAATACGATAAGGGCCGACTGATCAAGATGGTGGCCAATCCGCTCTACTGGCGCGGCGCGCCGAAGATCAAGGAGATCGACTATTCTATCATCCCGGATGAGACCACCATTCTCACACAGTTGGAGAGCGGCGAACAAGATTTCGAGTACAATGCTCCGTCATCGCAGGCCCTAAGCCTCGCGAACATCCCGGGCGTGCACGTCTATCACACGCCGTTCACCTCATATCGCGAGATCGCGCTCAATCTCCACAATCCTATCCTCGCCGATCTGCAAGTGCGCCGCGCGCTGGCGTACGCGATCAACAAGACGGACCTCATCCACAAGGTCTCGCACGATCTCTACGTCGTCGCCGACACCGACCAGCCGCCGTTTCTCTGGGCGCATAACGCGCATGTCATGACGTACGATTACAATCCGGCAAAGGCCAACGCGTTGCTTGACGCCGCCGGGTGGACCATGGGCGCGGACGGCTATCGCCACAAGAACGGCCAGCTGCTCGAGCTCGCCATGACGGGCGCTACGGGCGCCGCAGAGACCGCGAATCTGGAAACGGTCGTTCAATCTGAATGGAAAGCCATCGGGGTGAAGGCGGATGTGAAGAACGTCTATAGCGGCCTGTTGTTCGCGTCGTATGGCGCGGGCGGCATTCTGCAGACGGGCAAGTACGATACCGCGTTCTATTCTTGGATCAACGGTGTTGATCCGGACGATTCCGTCAACTTCATGTGCGATCAAACACCGGATAAAGGCGGTCAGAATAACAACTACTTCTGCGATACCCGCGTCGACGCCGCCGAAAATGTTGCACTGACCGAATACGATCAGGCAAAACGTAAAGCGGCGTACGACACGATCCAGGAAATTCTTGCGGAACAAGTCCCGACGATCTTCATCTGGTACACGGCGCGTCAAGACGTCGCAAACGTCGACTTGAAGGGGTACAAGCCCGCGCACGCCGTGACGACGTTCTGGAACACCTGGGAGTGGAGCATCTGA
- a CDS encoding DUF1059 domain-containing protein — protein sequence MKTLTCKDLGGTCDEKLSAGSWDEMVTTMTKHVMEKHPDVAKKMEAMHNEDPKRWSRETKSKWDAAPEQSVV from the coding sequence ATGAAGACGTTGACATGCAAGGACCTCGGTGGAACATGCGACGAGAAATTGTCCGCAGGATCATGGGACGAGATGGTGACAACGATGACGAAACACGTCATGGAGAAGCATCCGGACGTCGCCAAAAAAATGGAAGCGATGCATAACGAAGACCCGAAACGTTGGAGCCGAGAAACTAAGTCGAAGTGGGATGCGGCTCCCGAGCAATCGGTGGTGTGA
- a CDS encoding SDR family oxidoreductase: MTAKRAIGGRGDLTDRKALITGGDSGIGRAAAIAYAREGADVAISYLPAEEADAREVVDHIRAAGRKAVSLPGDIRDEAFCEKMVDQAVRDLGGIDILVNNAARQHSHASILEITTEDFDWTFKTNVYAMFWITKAAVPHMPPGSAIINTASINAYDPSVNLLDYASTRGAIMIFSKCLAKQLSERGIRVNAVAPGPFWTPLQVSGGQTQENLKTFGEDTPLGRPGQPAELAPVYVALASTRNSYVTGQVFGATGGSGGP; the protein is encoded by the coding sequence ATCACGGCGAAACGAGCTATCGGGGGGCGTGGAGATCTGACTGACCGCAAAGCGCTCATCACCGGCGGCGACTCGGGGATCGGCCGAGCGGCGGCGATCGCGTATGCGCGCGAGGGAGCGGATGTCGCGATCAGTTACTTGCCGGCGGAGGAGGCCGACGCGCGAGAAGTTGTCGATCACATTCGCGCCGCTGGTCGGAAGGCGGTGTCGCTCCCCGGTGATATCCGCGATGAAGCATTTTGCGAAAAGATGGTCGATCAGGCCGTTCGCGATTTAGGCGGCATCGATATTCTCGTCAATAACGCCGCCCGGCAACATAGTCATGCTTCAATTCTCGAGATCACCACCGAGGACTTCGATTGGACGTTCAAGACAAACGTCTACGCGATGTTCTGGATAACGAAAGCTGCCGTTCCTCACATGCCGCCCGGCTCTGCGATCATCAATACGGCGTCGATCAACGCGTATGATCCTTCGGTGAATCTGCTCGACTATGCGTCGACAAGAGGCGCGATCATGATCTTCAGCAAGTGCCTGGCCAAACAGCTTTCCGAACGCGGCATCCGCGTCAACGCTGTCGCTCCAGGACCATTTTGGACTCCGCTCCAAGTGAGCGGCGGTCAGACTCAGGAGAATCTCAAGACCTTCGGCGAGGATACACCGCTTGGACGTCCTGGGCAACCTGCCGAGCTTGCCCCTGTCTATGTCGCGCTCGCTTCGACGAGAAATAGCTATGTCACCGGCCAGGTATTCGGCGCGACAGGCGGCAGCGGCGGACCGTAA
- a CDS encoding cupin domain-containing protein, whose protein sequence is MNTTNIEQAHAGFIVLQTLTKSQTAIMTLQPGEWSGGFGNEHPESEQTLLVFEGEVVAEIGEERTVLRRGDVVVVPRKVPHRFGNDSDSPAITFNVYAPPAY, encoded by the coding sequence ATGAATACGACCAACATCGAACAGGCGCACGCCGGTTTCATCGTGCTGCAAACCCTGACGAAGAGTCAGACCGCGATCATGACGCTGCAACCAGGCGAGTGGAGCGGGGGTTTTGGGAACGAGCACCCGGAGAGCGAGCAGACGCTCCTGGTATTCGAGGGCGAGGTGGTTGCAGAGATTGGCGAAGAGCGAACCGTGCTGCGCAGGGGCGACGTGGTGGTCGTGCCCCGCAAAGTCCCGCACCGGTTCGGCAACGATAGCGACTCGCCGGCGATTACGTTCAACGTCTACGCGCCGCCAGCATATTAA
- a CDS encoding peptide ABC transporter substrate-binding protein, protein MEHLSAARRGAALLAAVTAAAMLCACSKVGSSVGVIPRAHPGQVRIVGAGSIDSLLPELAGIQSAVDLGMFWGGWLFLVNDHGDLEPDLATTIPSPQNGGISADGKTITYHLRTGVKWQDGAPFGARDVIFSWHAIMNPANNVLSRSGFDDIASMDAPNDHTVIVHLKRPYAPAIAQFFGPGPDPMCILPAHILADLPDINHAAYDTKPIGTGPFIVQSYQQSTGVVLIANPNYWRGPPKLHEIDYLLVPDANTRAVMMKTGEADLYYDPPNSLLPDLSAIDGVHVLHTTFNEYWYLVFNTKHPPLDDVRVRRAISMGTDREYIVRTVMHGAAAPAQGDQLPGTWAYDPTVKAPPYDPVAARALLDADGWHAGADGIRSKGGTRLAIVFAYSSGRGDSVRLAPIFQSMMRAIGVDVQTKSYPTSLFEAAAADGGILNSGKFDVAHDGWISGVDPDDDTLYACDQVPPAGYNHAFFCDKRIDEQESIALTHYDRPTRARAYSRIDSLLSEDAPYDFLYWTKRDDAVRNTLHGYRPAPSVTEFWNSWQWSQ, encoded by the coding sequence GTGGAGCATCTGAGCGCCGCACGTCGCGGCGCGGCGCTATTGGCCGCGGTCACCGCGGCCGCGATGCTCTGCGCGTGCAGCAAAGTGGGTTCGAGCGTCGGCGTCATCCCGCGCGCCCACCCAGGTCAAGTGCGGATCGTCGGCGCCGGATCGATCGATTCGCTCCTGCCGGAGCTCGCCGGCATCCAATCCGCGGTCGATCTCGGCATGTTCTGGGGCGGCTGGCTCTTCCTCGTGAACGACCATGGCGATCTCGAACCGGATCTCGCTACCACAATTCCGAGTCCGCAAAACGGCGGGATCAGCGCCGACGGCAAGACGATCACGTACCATCTGCGCACGGGAGTCAAATGGCAAGACGGTGCGCCCTTCGGCGCGCGCGACGTGATCTTCTCATGGCACGCGATCATGAATCCGGCGAACAACGTCTTGAGCCGATCCGGTTTTGACGATATCGCGTCGATGGATGCGCCCAACGATCACACGGTCATCGTGCACCTCAAGCGGCCGTACGCGCCGGCGATCGCGCAGTTCTTCGGGCCGGGTCCCGACCCGATGTGCATCCTGCCGGCGCACATCCTCGCCGATCTGCCTGACATCAACCATGCGGCGTACGACACCAAACCGATCGGCACCGGACCCTTTATCGTCCAGTCGTACCAGCAGTCGACAGGCGTCGTGCTCATCGCCAATCCAAACTACTGGCGCGGGCCGCCGAAGCTGCACGAGATCGACTACCTCCTCGTGCCCGACGCGAACACTCGCGCGGTCATGATGAAGACGGGAGAAGCCGATCTGTACTACGATCCGCCGAACTCGCTCTTGCCCGATCTTTCAGCGATCGACGGCGTGCACGTGCTGCACACGACATTCAACGAATACTGGTATCTCGTCTTCAACACCAAGCATCCGCCGCTCGACGACGTGCGAGTCCGGCGAGCGATCTCGATGGGCACCGACCGGGAGTACATCGTGAGGACGGTCATGCACGGCGCGGCCGCGCCCGCGCAGGGCGACCAGTTGCCGGGGACGTGGGCGTACGATCCAACGGTCAAAGCGCCTCCGTACGATCCGGTCGCGGCGCGCGCGCTGCTCGACGCCGACGGCTGGCACGCCGGCGCCGATGGGATACGGTCGAAGGGCGGCACGCGACTTGCTATCGTGTTCGCATATTCCTCCGGCCGCGGCGACTCCGTTCGTCTGGCGCCGATCTTCCAAAGCATGATGCGGGCCATCGGCGTCGACGTGCAGACCAAATCGTATCCGACAAGCCTGTTCGAAGCCGCGGCGGCGGACGGCGGTATCCTCAACTCTGGAAAATTTGATGTCGCGCACGACGGTTGGATTTCCGGCGTCGATCCGGATGACGACACGCTTTACGCGTGCGATCAGGTGCCGCCGGCAGGCTACAACCATGCGTTTTTCTGCGACAAGCGCATCGATGAGCAAGAGTCGATCGCGCTGACCCACTACGACCGGCCGACGCGCGCGCGCGCGTACTCGCGCATCGATTCGCTGTTGAGCGAAGACGCGCCGTACGATTTTCTCTACTGGACCAAACGCGACGACGCCGTTCGCAACACGCTGCACGGCTATCGGCCCGCGCCGTCCGTCACCGAGTTCTGGAACTCGTGGCAATGGTCGCAGTAG
- a CDS encoding amidohydrolase: MSRFAAFVNARLGTPGGFVPKASGVLVRDGRIERVLESTPTGLGADVEVIDCRGGALYPGFHDCHMHLTATGLQSGEHDITACPDVGAILAKIKRIREPIVFAASYEDHRLAEGRPPLRKELDAAAGDRPCLLSRIDGHSCVVNSAAAALFGVAEKPGAERDERGDLTGRLFEAANYAAQNAMFAALPFDALRRADGRAAEMALAAGITTVHNVIEGDPSLEHLQSVYRSDANQPVRVISKSCTFSVAKARALGGRVFGGDIFLDGSIGSRTAAVGEPYQDDHKHGHGSLYVQPEQLSELFDEAAESGLSLGVHAIGDRAIGEAIAAWETVTARRGPLRGLRPSIDHFEVALPDQIERAARCGLLLSMQPAFDYLWGGDHGMYARRFGAERAAGMNLFATARRAGCIVCGGSDSPVTKLSALLGIHSLVNHHIAGERLSIDDALRAYTADAALLAYEENERGTIAPGKAADFAILAQALDEVPVSRIKDIPVTMTVIDGEVRFDAAKH; this comes from the coding sequence ATGAGCCGCTTTGCGGCATTCGTCAACGCGCGCCTAGGCACACCGGGTGGATTCGTTCCCAAGGCTTCGGGAGTGCTCGTGCGCGACGGCCGCATCGAACGCGTCCTCGAGTCTACGCCGACCGGCCTTGGCGCCGATGTCGAAGTCATCGACTGCCGCGGGGGCGCTCTCTATCCCGGCTTCCACGATTGCCACATGCATCTCACCGCGACGGGCTTGCAGTCGGGCGAGCACGACATCACGGCGTGTCCGGACGTCGGTGCGATTCTGGCGAAGATCAAACGGATCAGGGAACCCATCGTGTTCGCCGCATCGTACGAGGACCACCGGCTCGCCGAGGGGCGCCCGCCGCTCCGCAAGGAGTTGGACGCGGCAGCCGGAGACCGTCCGTGTCTCCTCTCGCGCATCGACGGCCATTCCTGCGTGGTGAACAGCGCCGCGGCGGCGCTGTTCGGCGTCGCAGAGAAGCCGGGCGCAGAGCGCGACGAGCGCGGCGATCTCACCGGTCGGCTCTTCGAAGCGGCGAACTATGCCGCGCAGAACGCGATGTTCGCAGCGCTGCCGTTCGATGCGCTACGGCGCGCCGATGGCCGCGCAGCCGAGATGGCGCTCGCGGCGGGCATCACGACCGTGCACAACGTCATCGAGGGCGATCCGTCGCTCGAGCACCTGCAGTCGGTCTACCGTTCGGACGCGAACCAGCCGGTGCGCGTGATCTCGAAGTCGTGCACGTTCAGCGTTGCGAAAGCGCGTGCGCTCGGCGGCCGGGTGTTCGGCGGTGACATCTTCCTCGACGGATCGATCGGATCGCGAACGGCTGCCGTGGGAGAACCGTATCAAGACGATCACAAGCACGGCCACGGCAGCCTGTACGTACAACCAGAACAACTCAGCGAGCTCTTCGATGAAGCCGCCGAATCGGGTCTCTCCCTTGGGGTGCACGCGATCGGCGATCGCGCGATCGGTGAGGCGATCGCCGCATGGGAGACGGTGACGGCACGACGCGGTCCGCTTCGCGGCCTACGCCCGTCGATCGATCACTTCGAAGTCGCGCTCCCAGACCAGATCGAACGCGCCGCGCGCTGCGGTTTGCTCTTATCGATGCAGCCCGCGTTCGATTACCTATGGGGCGGTGACCACGGCATGTACGCGCGCCGCTTCGGCGCCGAGCGCGCCGCCGGCATGAACCTCTTCGCCACCGCGCGCCGCGCCGGATGCATCGTGTGCGGCGGGTCCGATAGTCCCGTGACGAAGCTCTCTGCGCTTCTTGGCATCCACAGTCTCGTGAACCACCACATCGCGGGTGAACGCCTCTCGATCGACGATGCGCTGCGCGCCTACACAGCCGACGCCGCGCTGCTCGCGTACGAAGAGAACGAACGCGGCACGATCGCGCCGGGCAAGGCAGCTGATTTTGCGATACTCGCGCAGGCGCTTGACGAAGTGCCCGTCTCGCGCATCAAAGACATCCCCGTCA